One region of Flavobacterium sp. GSB-24 genomic DNA includes:
- a CDS encoding TIGR02117 family protein, translating to MLKKTFKFLGWTLFGIFSFLVLYVVSVYFISKITVNSDVAKVEEQNAIPIYILSNGVHTDIVVPIKNEIKDWRNEIQFCQTQSKDSLMNFIAFGWGDKGFYLDTPEWSDLKASTALKAAFGVSSSAMHTTFFKQLKEGEDCKRILVSKENYQKLVSYISESFSDPIHPQWIEGHSYGKKDAFYEAKGSYSLFYTCNTWANSALKAANQKASLWTVYAKGIFCHYQ from the coding sequence ATGCTAAAAAAAACCTTCAAATTTCTGGGCTGGACACTTTTCGGAATCTTCAGTTTTCTTGTTCTTTATGTGGTTTCTGTTTATTTCATTTCTAAAATTACAGTCAATTCAGATGTTGCAAAAGTTGAGGAACAAAATGCAATTCCCATTTACATACTTTCAAACGGTGTTCATACCGATATTGTCGTTCCGATAAAAAATGAAATTAAAGATTGGCGAAACGAAATTCAATTCTGTCAAACTCAATCCAAAGATTCACTAATGAATTTTATCGCTTTCGGCTGGGGCGATAAAGGTTTTTATCTCGATACGCCAGAATGGTCAGATTTAAAAGCCAGTACAGCTTTAAAAGCAGCTTTTGGGGTAAGTTCATCAGCTATGCACACTACATTTTTCAAACAATTAAAAGAGGGAGAAGATTGCAAACGTATTTTAGTCTCAAAAGAAAATTATCAAAAATTAGTTTCTTACATATCTGAAAGTTTCAGCGACCCTATTCACCCGCAATGGATTGAAGGTCACAGTTACGGAAAAAAAGATGCTTTTTATGAAGCAAAAGGAAGTTACAGTCTTTTTTATACTTGTAATACTTGGGCAAATTCTGCTTTGAAAGCCGCCAATCAAAAAGCAAGTTTATGGACGGTTTATGCTAAAGGAATTTTTTGTCATTATCAATAA
- the ychF gene encoding redox-regulated ATPase YchF — protein MKAGIVGLPNVGKSTLFNCLSNAKAQSANFPFCTIEPNIGVVNVPDPRINKLEELVKPERVQMATVDIVDIAGLVKGASKGEGLGNQFLGNIRECNAIIHVLRCFDNDNIVHVDGNVNPIRDKETIDIELQLKDLETVEKRLEKVNRAAKTGNKEAQTEKALLDRIREALLQAKSARTITPQSNDEEVLMESFQLITAKPVLYVCNVDENSAVNGNKYVDQVRELVKDEDAEVIVLSVGAEADITELESYEERQVFLEDMGLQEPGASVLIRAAYKLLKQQTYFTAGVKEVRAWTINIGATAPQAAGVIHTDFEKGFIRAEVISYEDYVQYGSEAKAKEAGKFKVEGKEYVVKDGDVMHFRFNV, from the coding sequence ATGAAAGCAGGAATTGTAGGATTACCAAATGTTGGAAAATCAACATTATTTAATTGTTTATCTAATGCAAAAGCGCAAAGTGCCAACTTTCCGTTTTGTACAATCGAACCTAATATTGGTGTTGTAAACGTTCCAGATCCAAGAATCAACAAATTGGAAGAATTGGTTAAACCAGAACGCGTTCAAATGGCAACTGTAGATATCGTAGATATTGCAGGTTTGGTAAAAGGAGCAAGTAAAGGTGAAGGTCTTGGAAACCAGTTTTTAGGAAACATTAGAGAGTGTAATGCTATTATTCACGTTTTACGTTGTTTTGACAATGATAATATTGTTCACGTTGACGGAAATGTAAATCCAATTCGTGATAAAGAAACTATTGATATCGAGTTACAGCTAAAAGATTTAGAAACTGTTGAAAAACGTTTGGAAAAAGTAAATCGTGCCGCTAAAACTGGAAATAAAGAAGCGCAGACTGAAAAAGCACTTTTAGACAGAATCAGAGAAGCATTATTACAGGCTAAATCGGCTCGTACAATTACTCCTCAAAGTAATGACGAAGAAGTTTTAATGGAATCTTTTCAGTTAATTACTGCAAAACCAGTTTTGTATGTTTGTAATGTTGATGAAAATTCTGCCGTAAACGGAAACAAATATGTAGATCAAGTTCGTGAGTTAGTAAAAGATGAAGATGCTGAAGTTATTGTACTTTCAGTAGGAGCAGAGGCTGATATTACTGAGTTAGAAAGTTATGAAGAGCGTCAGGTTTTCCTAGAAGATATGGGATTACAAGAACCTGGAGCTTCGGTTTTAATTCGTGCAGCTTACAAATTGCTAAAACAACAAACATACTTTACAGCAGGTGTAAAAGAAGTTCGTGCTTGGACAATCAACATTGGAGCGACTGCGCCTCAAGCAGCTGGAGTTATTCATACAGATTTTGAAAAAGGTTTCATTCGTGCGGAAGTTATTTCATACGAAGATTACGTACAATACGGTTCTGAAGCAAAAGCAAAAGAAGCTGGAAAATTCAAAGTGGAAGGAAAAGAATATGTAGTAAAAGATGGTGATGTAATGCACTTCCGTTTCAACGTTTAA
- a CDS encoding YihY/virulence factor BrkB family protein, with amino-acid sequence MKIKNIFSKSWFLLKNTFLEFNDDNAIKLSAALSYYTIFALPPLLIIIITICGFFFGEDAVTGQLYGQINGMVGNSAASQIQEAIKNVQLSGDNMFATVFGVVMLLIGASGVFAEIQSSINFIWGLRAKPDKGVKKFIQNRLMSFSMIASVGFLMLVSLLVNTTLDLVSSRLKIYFPESTVYLFYVVNVVIVLASITLLFTIIFRTLPDGKIRWKDAFIGSGVTAVLFMIGKFAIGFYLGSSTVASVYGAAGSVIIILVWVYYSAIILYFGAEFTKVYAKSYGGKIYPNEYSVEIQKEIYEIENKA; translated from the coding sequence ATGAAAATCAAAAATATATTCTCCAAGTCATGGTTTCTATTGAAAAACACCTTTTTAGAATTCAACGATGACAATGCTATCAAGCTAAGTGCTGCTTTATCTTATTATACCATATTTGCATTGCCTCCTTTGTTGATTATCATCATTACTATTTGTGGTTTTTTCTTTGGAGAAGATGCTGTGACTGGTCAATTATACGGACAAATAAACGGAATGGTTGGCAATAGTGCGGCAAGTCAAATTCAGGAAGCAATAAAAAATGTTCAATTATCTGGTGATAATATGTTTGCAACCGTCTTTGGAGTTGTGATGCTGTTAATTGGAGCTTCTGGGGTTTTTGCCGAAATACAAAGTTCTATTAATTTTATTTGGGGATTACGTGCCAAGCCGGATAAAGGAGTTAAAAAGTTTATTCAAAACAGATTAATGTCTTTTTCTATGATTGCATCAGTAGGGTTTTTAATGCTGGTCAGTCTTTTGGTAAATACAACATTAGATTTAGTGAGCTCACGCTTAAAAATATATTTTCCAGAAAGCACTGTTTATTTGTTTTATGTGGTCAATGTCGTAATTGTGCTGGCTAGTATAACACTGCTTTTTACTATTATTTTCAGGACTTTACCAGACGGAAAAATAAGATGGAAAGATGCTTTTATAGGTTCGGGAGTTACAGCCGTCCTCTTTATGATTGGTAAATTTGCTATCGGTTTCTATTTGGGAAGTTCTACTGTAGCCTCTGTTTATGGCGCAGCTGGATCTGTGATAATAATTCTGGTTTGGGTTTATTATTCGGCAATTATTCTGTATTTTGGAGCAGAATTTACGAAAGTATACGCAAAATCGTACGGTGGAAAAATTTATCCGAACGAATATTCAGTTGAGATTCAAAAAGAAATTTACGAGATCGAAAATAAAGCTTAG
- a CDS encoding DNA topoisomerase IV subunit B — protein MLEQNQYTEDNIRSLDWKEHIRMRPGMYIGKLGDGSSPDDGIYILLKEVLDNCIDEFVMGSGKTIEVTIKDKTVSVRDYGRGIPLGKVVDVVSKMNTGGKYDSKAFQKSVGLNGVGTKAVNALSNYFRVESVRDDKQKAAEFSAGNLVSEEDVIDTTKRKGTKVTFTPDETIFKNYKFRLEYVIKMVKNYCYLNNGLTIIFNGEKYYSENGLRDLLEETINEEDLEYPIIHLKEHDIEVALTHSKTQYSEEYHSFVNGQNTTQGGTHLAAYREAVVKTIREFYNKNFEASDVRKSIVSAISIKVMEPVFESQTKTKLGSTDMGSDDGTPPVSVRTFVNDFIKTKLDNYLHKNPPTAEALLRKILQAERERKELSGIRKLATDRAKKANLHNKKLRDCRAHLPDTKNPRNLESTLFITEGDSASGSITKSRDVNTQAVFSLRGKPLNSYGMTKKIVYENEEFNLLQAALDIEDGLEKLRYNNIVIATDADVDGMHIRLLLITFFLQFFPELIKEGHLYILQTPLFRVRNKKETIYCYSEEERKEAIEKLKPKPEITRFKGLGEISPDEFKNFIGETIRLDPVMMDKNTSIEQLLSFYMGKNTPDRQDFIIKNLKVEIDELVEV, from the coding sequence ATGCTAGAGCAAAATCAATATACCGAAGATAATATTCGATCACTCGACTGGAAAGAACATATTCGTATGCGTCCAGGGATGTACATCGGAAAGTTGGGAGACGGTTCTTCTCCAGACGATGGTATTTACATTCTTTTAAAAGAGGTTTTAGATAACTGTATCGATGAGTTCGTAATGGGCTCTGGAAAAACTATTGAAGTGACAATCAAGGACAAAACGGTTTCCGTTCGTGATTACGGACGTGGAATTCCGTTAGGAAAAGTTGTCGATGTAGTTTCGAAAATGAATACAGGTGGAAAATACGATTCTAAAGCTTTCCAAAAATCAGTTGGTTTGAATGGTGTCGGAACAAAAGCGGTAAATGCGCTTTCCAATTATTTCCGAGTAGAATCTGTTCGTGACGATAAACAAAAAGCGGCGGAGTTTTCTGCAGGAAATTTAGTTTCAGAAGAAGATGTAATTGATACAACAAAACGTAAAGGAACCAAAGTGACTTTTACGCCAGATGAAACGATCTTCAAAAACTATAAATTCCGTTTAGAATATGTGATCAAAATGGTCAAAAATTATTGTTATTTGAACAATGGTTTAACGATTATTTTTAACGGAGAAAAATATTATTCAGAAAACGGACTTCGCGATTTATTAGAAGAAACAATTAACGAAGAAGATTTAGAATACCCAATTATCCACTTAAAAGAGCATGATATTGAAGTTGCGTTAACACATAGTAAAACGCAGTACAGTGAAGAATATCACTCTTTTGTGAACGGTCAGAATACAACACAGGGAGGAACGCACTTAGCGGCCTATCGTGAAGCTGTTGTAAAAACAATTCGTGAATTTTACAATAAGAATTTCGAAGCATCAGATGTTAGAAAATCGATTGTGAGTGCGATTAGTATTAAAGTAATGGAACCTGTTTTTGAGTCTCAGACCAAAACAAAATTAGGTTCTACAGATATGGGTTCAGATGATGGAACACCTCCAGTTTCTGTTCGTACTTTCGTTAACGATTTCATTAAAACCAAATTAGATAATTATTTACATAAAAACCCGCCGACTGCCGAAGCCTTATTGCGTAAAATTCTACAGGCAGAACGCGAACGTAAAGAATTATCAGGAATTAGAAAACTGGCTACAGATCGTGCTAAAAAGGCCAATCTTCATAATAAAAAATTAAGAGACTGCCGCGCGCATCTTCCAGATACCAAAAACCCAAGAAACTTAGAAAGCACACTTTTTATTACCGAGGGAGATTCGGCTTCTGGATCGATTACAAAGTCACGCGACGTGAATACGCAAGCCGTTTTCAGTTTGCGTGGTAAGCCTTTGAATTCATACGGAATGACAAAAAAAATTGTGTATGAGAATGAAGAATTCAACTTGCTTCAAGCAGCCTTAGATATCGAAGACGGACTAGAAAAATTACGTTACAACAACATCGTAATCGCAACCGATGCCGATGTCGACGGAATGCACATTCGTTTGCTGTTGATTACTTTCTTTTTACAGTTTTTTCCAGAATTAATCAAAGAAGGGCATTTGTACATTTTGCAGACGCCTCTTTTCAGGGTTCGAAACAAAAAAGAAACCATTTACTGTTATTCTGAAGAAGAAAGAAAAGAAGCCATTGAAAAACTAAAACCAAAACCAGAAATCACCCGATTTAAAGGTTTGGGAGAGATTTCGCCAGATGAGTTCAAAAACTTTATTGGAGAAACCATTCGTCTTGATCCGGTTATGATGGATAAAAACACTTCTATTGAGCAATTATTATCTTTCTATATGGGGAAAAATACTCCAGACAGACAAGATTTTATTATCAAGAATTTGAAGGTGGAGATCGATGAGTTGGTAGAGGTTTAG
- the pncB gene encoding nicotinate phosphoribosyltransferase: METTFLKSILDNDFYKFTMQHAVIKLFPKAKVRYGFINRGKHIFPAGFADLLRHSVDAMADLRLTKEEKSYLSHYCPYLDPTYLDFLQGYSFDPSEVQISQEGSEIKVTVEGFWYRTILWEVPLMALISELFYKSNHLIRLNDEAIKDLTKEKIDNYNKLGVSVLEFGTRRRHSYDVHDLVNETLKAYGGQSFIGTSNVHFAMVNNRRPLGTHAHEWFMFHAAQYGFKMANSISLEHWTQVYGGDLGIALTDTYTTEIFFNQFDKKYSKLFDGVRHDSGDPIEFARKVISHYVKMGIDPKSKAIVFSDSLNYDKVKKIVDFCQDKIKTSFGIGTNFTNDVGLPAMNMVIKLTDTKPDNIHWQGVVKLSDEKNKNTGTPEMITLAKQVLGIK; encoded by the coding sequence ATGGAAACAACTTTCCTGAAATCTATTTTAGATAATGATTTCTACAAATTTACAATGCAGCATGCTGTAATAAAGCTTTTTCCTAAGGCAAAAGTTCGTTACGGATTTATAAATCGAGGAAAACATATTTTTCCAGCTGGCTTTGCAGATTTGCTTCGACATTCTGTTGATGCAATGGCAGATCTTCGGTTAACGAAAGAAGAAAAAAGTTATTTATCACATTATTGCCCTTATCTTGATCCAACTTATTTAGATTTTCTGCAAGGTTATAGTTTTGATCCATCTGAAGTGCAGATTAGCCAGGAAGGTTCAGAAATAAAAGTTACTGTTGAAGGATTTTGGTACAGAACCATTTTGTGGGAAGTACCTTTGATGGCTTTGATTTCAGAACTTTTTTACAAGTCAAATCATTTAATTCGATTGAATGATGAAGCGATAAAAGATTTAACGAAAGAGAAAATTGACAATTACAATAAATTAGGAGTTTCGGTTTTAGAATTCGGCACAAGACGCCGTCATTCGTATGATGTACATGATTTGGTAAATGAAACTTTGAAGGCATACGGAGGACAAAGTTTTATTGGCACCAGTAATGTGCATTTTGCAATGGTCAATAACAGAAGACCTTTGGGGACGCATGCCCATGAATGGTTTATGTTTCATGCCGCACAATATGGTTTTAAAATGGCCAATTCTATAAGTTTAGAACATTGGACGCAAGTTTATGGAGGCGACCTCGGAATTGCTTTAACCGATACTTACACTACAGAAATATTTTTCAATCAATTTGATAAAAAATATTCCAAGCTTTTTGACGGTGTAAGACACGACAGCGGTGACCCAATTGAGTTTGCCCGAAAAGTGATTTCGCATTACGTTAAAATGGGAATTGATCCCAAATCGAAAGCTATTGTTTTTTCAGATTCATTGAATTACGATAAAGTAAAAAAGATTGTCGATTTTTGTCAGGACAAAATCAAAACGTCATTTGGAATTGGAACAAATTTCACTAATGATGTTGGTCTTCCTGCCATGAATATGGTTATCAAATTAACCGACACAAAACCCGATAATATACATTGGCAGGGCGTAGTAAAGCTTTCTGACGAAAAAAATAAAAATACTGGAACTCCCGAAATGATTACTTTGGCAAAACAAGTACTCGGAATCAAATAG
- a CDS encoding DNA gyrase/topoisomerase IV subunit A gives MKDEEDDNIIPNDDENNSDENLMDNQDGDEDEIIDVDAKHFEGQHFYENQEEEGEDVITKVTGMYKDWFLDYASYVILERAVPAIEDGFKPVQRRIMHSLKELDDGRYNKVANVVGHTMQYHPHGDASIGDAMVQIGQKDLLIDCQGNWGNILTGDGAAASRYIEARLSKFALEVLYSPKITDWGVSYDGRRAEPNNLPVKFPLLLAQGAEGIAVGLSTKVLPHNFNELIDASIKILKGKAFTLYPDFMTAGIADVSNYNDGMRGGRVRVRAKISQLDKNTLVITQIPFSTNTSSLIDSILKANDKGKIKIKKIEDNTAADVEILIHLFPGVSPDKTIDALFAFTACETSVAPLGCVIEDNKPLFIGVSEMLKISTHRTVDLLRQELEIQLEELKNKWHFSTLEKIFIREEMYIDFKLYGDRESLYKYLYDRFEPFKKSFVREITDEDLQRLTQIPMIRITRFDSDKADELISRLEEEMKEVEYNLEHLTDFAIAYFTKLKEKYGKGRERQTELRVFDNVEATKVVLRNTKLYVNREEGFVGTSLKKDEYVADCSDIDDVIVFLRDGTMMITKVDAKTFIGKDIIHVAVFDKSDKRTIYNMMYRDGKSGPSYIKRFNVTGVTRDKAYDLTNGTNGSQVVYFSHNPNGEAEVVTILLRQIGTIKKLKFDIDFAKLAIKGRGSKGNLVTKYPIKKIELKEKGISTLLPRKVWFDDTVKRLNVDGRGELLGEFKPTDKILIISQSGKLKVIIPELSTHFEEDMIVLEKWKPKKPISAIYYDGEKERYFLKRFLVENEGKEESFITDHPNSQLEIVSTDYRPVAQLVFAKVKGVQKEDLHIDVEDFIAVKGFKALGNQLTTDKLKQVNLLDPLPYDEPVEEVPEKPELSDEDSVETELDDDGQIGLVLD, from the coding sequence ATGAAAGACGAAGAAGACGATAACATAATTCCAAACGACGACGAGAATAATTCAGATGAAAACCTGATGGATAATCAGGATGGAGATGAAGATGAGATTATCGATGTAGATGCTAAGCATTTTGAAGGACAGCATTTTTACGAAAACCAAGAAGAAGAAGGCGAAGACGTTATTACAAAAGTAACGGGAATGTACAAAGATTGGTTTTTGGATTATGCTTCGTATGTAATTCTGGAACGTGCAGTTCCTGCTATCGAGGACGGATTTAAACCTGTTCAGCGTCGTATTATGCACTCTTTAAAAGAGCTGGATGATGGTCGATATAACAAAGTTGCCAATGTAGTAGGGCACACCATGCAGTATCACCCACACGGAGATGCGAGTATTGGTGACGCAATGGTGCAGATTGGTCAAAAAGATCTACTAATTGACTGCCAGGGAAACTGGGGTAATATTTTAACAGGCGACGGAGCGGCAGCTTCGCGTTACATTGAGGCACGTTTATCTAAATTTGCGTTGGAGGTTTTATATTCTCCAAAAATTACAGATTGGGGAGTTTCGTATGATGGTCGTCGTGCAGAACCAAACAATCTTCCAGTAAAATTCCCATTGCTTTTGGCACAAGGTGCAGAAGGTATTGCAGTTGGACTTTCTACAAAAGTGCTGCCTCACAACTTCAACGAGTTGATTGATGCTTCTATTAAAATTTTAAAAGGAAAAGCATTTACGCTTTATCCTGATTTTATGACGGCTGGTATTGCCGATGTTTCCAATTATAATGACGGAATGCGTGGCGGACGTGTACGTGTGCGTGCTAAGATTTCGCAATTAGACAAAAATACACTGGTCATAACGCAAATTCCGTTTTCGACCAATACATCAAGTTTAATTGATAGTATTTTGAAAGCCAATGATAAAGGTAAAATCAAAATCAAGAAAATTGAAGACAACACAGCAGCCGATGTTGAAATTTTAATTCATCTTTTCCCAGGTGTTTCGCCAGATAAAACAATTGATGCTTTATTTGCTTTTACAGCCTGCGAAACTTCTGTTGCGCCTTTAGGTTGCGTTATTGAAGATAATAAACCGTTGTTTATTGGTGTTTCTGAAATGTTGAAGATTTCAACGCACAGAACCGTAGATTTGCTTCGTCAGGAATTAGAAATTCAATTAGAAGAATTAAAGAATAAATGGCATTTCTCTACTTTGGAAAAAATATTCATTCGCGAAGAAATGTATATTGATTTCAAGTTGTATGGAGACAGAGAATCGCTTTACAAATATTTATACGATCGTTTTGAGCCTTTCAAAAAATCATTCGTTAGAGAAATCACTGATGAAGATTTACAGCGTTTGACTCAAATCCCGATGATTCGTATTACCCGTTTTGACTCGGATAAAGCCGATGAATTGATTTCAAGGTTAGAAGAAGAAATGAAAGAAGTCGAGTATAATCTGGAGCATTTAACAGATTTTGCAATTGCGTATTTTACCAAATTAAAAGAGAAATACGGAAAAGGTCGTGAACGTCAGACAGAGCTTCGTGTTTTTGATAATGTCGAAGCAACCAAAGTCGTTTTACGTAACACCAAATTGTACGTAAACCGCGAGGAAGGATTCGTAGGAACCAGCTTAAAGAAAGACGAATACGTTGCCGATTGTTCTGATATTGATGATGTAATTGTATTTTTGCGCGACGGTACAATGATGATTACAAAAGTAGACGCTAAAACGTTTATAGGTAAAGATATAATTCATGTTGCTGTTTTTGATAAGAGTGATAAACGTACGATTTATAACATGATGTACCGTGATGGTAAATCGGGTCCGTCTTATATCAAACGCTTTAATGTGACAGGGGTAACACGTGACAAAGCATACGATTTGACAAACGGAACAAATGGTTCGCAAGTGGTTTATTTTTCACATAATCCAAATGGAGAAGCTGAGGTTGTAACCATATTATTGCGTCAAATAGGAACCATTAAGAAACTGAAATTCGATATTGATTTTGCTAAGCTGGCTATTAAAGGCCGTGGATCAAAAGGAAATTTAGTAACAAAATATCCAATCAAGAAAATCGAATTAAAAGAAAAAGGAATTTCGACTTTACTGCCAAGAAAAGTTTGGTTTGATGATACTGTAAAACGTCTAAATGTTGATGGAAGAGGAGAACTGCTTGGAGAATTTAAACCAACAGATAAAATCTTAATAATTAGCCAGTCAGGAAAATTAAAAGTAATTATTCCAGAATTATCAACTCATTTTGAAGAAGATATGATTGTTTTGGAAAAATGGAAGCCTAAAAAGCCAATTTCGGCAATTTATTATGATGGAGAAAAAGAGCGCTATTTCTTGAAACGTTTTCTTGTGGAGAATGAAGGAAAGGAAGAAAGCTTTATTACAGATCACCCGAATTCGCAATTAGAAATTGTGTCGACAGATTATCGTCCTGTGGCTCAATTGGTTTTTGCAAAAGTAAAAGGAGTTCAAAAAGAAGATTTACATATTGATGTTGAAGATTTTATAGCTGTAAAAGGCTTCAAGGCTCTAGGAAATCAGTTGACAACTGACAAATTAAAACAAGTTAATTTGTTAGATCCGCTTCCCTACGACGAACCAGTTGAAGAAGTTCCAGAGAAGCCAGAATTGTCAGACGAAGATTCAGTTGAAACAGAATTAGACGACGATGGTCAAATAGGTTTGGTTTTAGATTAA
- a CDS encoding NAD(P)H-dependent oxidoreductase, with the protein MKIIAFGGSNSQHSINKRLATYASSLFENAEVEVLDLNDFAMPLFSVDIEKEIGQHELAKAFLAKIASADILVVSLAENNNNYSTAFKNIFDWSSRINKEVFQKKPMLLMATSPGTRGGASVLEIARNALPRYGAEIKASFSLPAFNANFDLEKNQISNAELDKELRDIIKDCF; encoded by the coding sequence ATGAAAATAATAGCGTTTGGAGGAAGTAACAGCCAGCATTCAATCAACAAGCGTTTAGCGACTTATGCATCAAGTTTGTTTGAAAACGCTGAGGTTGAAGTTTTAGATCTTAATGATTTTGCTATGCCTTTATTCAGTGTTGACATTGAGAAAGAAATTGGTCAGCATGAACTTGCAAAAGCATTTCTTGCAAAAATTGCCAGTGCAGATATATTAGTAGTTTCTTTGGCAGAAAATAATAACAACTATTCAACGGCATTTAAAAATATATTCGATTGGAGTTCCAGAATTAATAAAGAAGTCTTTCAGAAAAAGCCGATGTTACTTATGGCTACGTCGCCAGGAACAAGAGGTGGAGCATCTGTTCTAGAAATAGCTCGTAATGCTCTGCCAAGATATGGTGCCGAAATTAAAGCTTCATTTTCGCTTCCAGCATTTAATGCCAATTTTGATTTAGAGAAAAATCAAATTTCTAATGCTGAATTAGACAAAGAGTTAAGAGATATTATTAAAGATTGTTTTTAA
- a CDS encoding transglutaminase domain-containing protein encodes MRIPKPAFIFLFLHYFFLNFTFAQKLNEVDKIVAKYPKSFNTTEKLADKIENDFNSDYDRARAIYTWIALNIKYDYNAYLNPPRVRGFTYSSEAEKQRKIKQMNDDLIQKAFTSKKAVCEGFTALYQHLAFLVGIKCEIIRGDSKTSVRDIGRKTTSSNHAWNMVLIDKKWRLIDVTWGQGYYDSSKGRMVNDFAPIYFDTDPDYFFAKHFPDSGSFLGNRLSKEDFLNGPLIYNKTIEEDYKIKAPDSGILEVRRGDKIDFEIKNVSKSNQVFYLNKKNQAVKVQNPKEKRGGLEFQILIDNNVGDYITIFVNTSSVVSFKILPK; translated from the coding sequence ATGAGAATACCCAAACCTGCTTTTATATTTCTTTTCCTGCACTATTTTTTTCTAAATTTTACTTTTGCTCAAAAGCTTAATGAAGTAGATAAAATCGTTGCAAAATATCCTAAAAGCTTTAATACTACAGAAAAGTTAGCCGATAAAATCGAGAATGATTTTAATTCGGATTATGATCGCGCACGTGCTATTTACACTTGGATTGCTCTCAATATAAAATACGATTATAATGCTTATTTGAATCCGCCAAGAGTGCGCGGTTTTACCTATTCTTCAGAAGCCGAAAAGCAGCGAAAAATAAAACAGATGAATGATGATTTGATTCAGAAAGCATTTACTTCAAAAAAAGCAGTTTGTGAAGGCTTTACGGCTTTGTATCAGCATTTGGCTTTTTTAGTGGGAATTAAATGTGAAATAATCCGCGGAGATTCTAAAACTTCAGTTCGTGATATCGGACGAAAAACAACATCTTCTAATCATGCCTGGAATATGGTTTTGATTGATAAAAAGTGGCGTTTAATTGATGTAACTTGGGGGCAGGGTTACTATGACAGCAGTAAAGGCAGAATGGTAAATGATTTTGCGCCTATTTATTTCGATACAGATCCCGATTATTTCTTTGCTAAACATTTTCCAGATTCGGGTTCTTTTTTAGGAAATAGATTAAGCAAAGAAGATTTCTTAAACGGGCCTTTAATTTATAATAAAACTATTGAAGAAGATTATAAAATAAAAGCTCCAGATTCTGGAATTTTAGAGGTAAGAAGAGGAGATAAAATCGATTTTGAAATCAAAAATGTTTCAAAATCAAATCAGGTTTTTTATCTCAATAAAAAGAATCAGGCAGTTAAAGTTCAAAATCCAAAAGAGAAACGAGGCGGTTTAGAATTCCAAATTCTTATTGATAATAACGTAGGAGACTATATTACTATTTTTGTAAATACGAGTAGTGTTGTGTCTTTCAAAATACTTCCAAAATAG